A window of Streptomyces broussonetiae genomic DNA:
GGCTCGCTCGACGTGGCGGTCAACAACGCGGGCGTCTTCCGCGGCGGGCAGCCCCTCGCGGACCTGCCCGAGGAGGACTGGCACGCCCAGCTGGCCACCAACGTCACCGGCGTCTTCCTGGCCCTGCAGTCCCAGGTCCGCCGGATGCGCACCCAGCCGGCGGGCGGCGCGATCGTGAACATCTCCTCCACCTTCGGCCTGCACACCGCCTCCCCCGAAGCCGCCGCCTACGCCGCGAGCAAGGCCGCCGTGACCGCGCTCAGCCGGGGCGCCGCCCTGGACCACATCCGTGACGGCGTGCGGATCAACGTCGTCAGCCCGGGTGCGACCGAGACCTCGATGTCCCTGCGCCCGGGCGAGACGGAGCCGGACCGGGCCGAGCGCGCCCGCGCCACTCTCCCGCTCGGCCGCATCGCCGCCACCCGGGAGATCGCCGCCGCCGTCCTCTACCTGGCCTCGGACGACGCGGCGTCGGTGGTCGGCACGGACCTGGTGGTGGACAGCGGCGCCACGCTGTGAACCGTTCGGGGATCAGTCGATCCCCGAACGCTCCACCCCCGCCACGATCCACCGCTGGAAGAGCAGGAACACCAGCAGCAGCGGCAGGACGGACACGACAGCGGCGACGAACAGCTCGTGCAGCCGGACGACCTGGGACGTGGTGAAGGACGACAGCGCGACCTGCACAGTCCAGGCGCTCTGGTCCTGCCCGATCACCAGGGGCCACAGGAAGGAGTTCCACGCGCCGAGGAACACGATCGTCCCGACGGCGGCGAACACCGGCCGGGCGCCCGGCACGACCACCAGCCAGTACGTACGCCAGTACCCGAGCCCGTCGACCTGCGCCGCGTCCTCCAGTTCCCGCGGGAATCCGAGGAAGTACTGCCGGAAGACGAAGCACGCGAACGCCGAGAACAGCGTCGGGACGATCAGCCCGCGCAGGGTCGAGATCCAGCCCAGCGAGGACACCAGCACAAAGCTCGGTACGAAGGTGACGGCGGCCGGGACCAGCAGGGTGCCGAGGATGCCGTAGAAGACCTTGTTCGCGTGCCGGTACGGGATGCGGGCGAGGCCGTAGCCGGCGAGGGAGGCCAGGACGAGCGTGCCGAGGGTGGTGGCGACGGCGATCAGCGCGGAGTTGAGCAGGGAGCGGGCGAAGGGGACGGACGGGTCGTCGAACAGCTCCCGGACGTTGCC
This region includes:
- a CDS encoding carbohydrate ABC transporter permease, whose product is MDDALVRAGRALRLALLIVLAVVFLIPFYLLVRNGLSSEQDITSPQWTFFPKELEWGNVRELFDDPSVPFARSLLNSALIAVATTLGTLVLASLAGYGLARIPYRHANKVFYGILGTLLVPAAVTFVPSFVLVSSLGWISTLRGLIVPTLFSAFACFVFRQYFLGFPRELEDAAQVDGLGYWRTYWLVVVPGARPVFAAVGTIVFLGAWNSFLWPLVIGQDQSAWTVQVALSSFTTSQVVRLHELFVAAVVSVLPLLLVFLLFQRWIVAGVERSGID
- a CDS encoding SDR family NAD(P)-dependent oxidoreductase: MTHRFSGRTALVTGAGSGIGRAVALALAAEGAQVVAAGRRQEPLDETVRLIEGQGGKALAVSADVSRAADAQALVRAAVDRFGSLDVAVNNAGVFRGGQPLADLPEEDWHAQLATNVTGVFLALQSQVRRMRTQPAGGAIVNISSTFGLHTASPEAAAYAASKAAVTALSRGAALDHIRDGVRINVVSPGATETSMSLRPGETEPDRAERARATLPLGRIAATREIAAAVLYLASDDAASVVGTDLVVDSGATL